Proteins encoded in a region of the Pangasianodon hypophthalmus isolate fPanHyp1 chromosome 21, fPanHyp1.pri, whole genome shotgun sequence genome:
- the sirt2 gene encoding NAD-dependent protein deacetylase sirtuin-2 — protein sequence MSDSQEQTKKAEEEPDTPEPEAESDDSSEEGDASGDTEMDFLRSLFSRTLGLSPGEKVLDELSLDGVARYIQSGKCKNIICMVGAGISTSAGIPDFRSPGTGLYSNLQKYNLPYPEAIFQIDYFKKHPEPFFALARELYPGQFKPTVCHYFIRMLKDKGLLKRCYSQNIDTLERVAGLEGEDLIEAHGTFHTSHCVSFLCRKEYSMEWMKDKIFAEDIPKCEACNSLVKPDIVFFGENLPSRFFSSMKKDFPQCDLLIIMGTSLQVQPFASLVSRVPNSCPRLLINMEKSGQSDFGMGLLGFGGGMDFDSDKAYRDVAHLSTCDDGCLAIAELLGWKAELEELVKRENALIDSKDAKKKSEQTSQSPAASEKDVKNAETEKTK from the exons GCCGAGTCAGACGACAGCAGCGAGGAAGGTGACGCTTCTGGAGACACTGAAA tggattTCTTGCGCAGTCTCTTCTCTCGGACTCTCGGCCTGAGCCCTGGAGAGAAAGTCCTTGATGAACTGAGCCTTGACGGAGTTGCACGTTATATACAGAGTGGTAAAT GCAAGAATATTATCTGTATGGTGGGTGCAGGAATATCAACCT CGGCCGGCATCCCTGACTTCCGCTCTCCTGGAACTGGTCTCTATTCCAATCTGCAGAAATACAACCTGCCGTACCCGGAGGCCATCTTTCAGATCGACTACTTCAAG AAACATCCAGAACCTTTCTTTGCTTTGGCCAGAGAGCTCTACCCAGGACAGTTCAAG CCAACTGTGTGTCATTACTTCATAAGGATGCTAAAGGATAAAGGCCTTCTCAAACGCTGCTACTCACAG AACATTGATACGTTAGAGAGAGTGGCAGGACTGGAAGGAGAGGACCTGATTGAAGCCCATGGAACCTTTCATACTTCACACTGTGTGAGTTTCCTCTGCCGGAAGGAGTACAGCATGGAGTGGATGAAAG ACAAGATCTTTGCTGAGGACATCCCTAAGTGTGAAGCCTGCAACAGTCTGGTCAAACCTG atattgttttctttggtGAGAATCTACCATCTCGTTTCTTCAGCTCAATGAAAAAG GATTTTCCTCAGTGTGATCTTCTTATCATAATGGGCACGTCTCTGCAGGTTCAACCTTTTGCCTCTCTTGTCAGCAG AGTTCCCAATAGCTGCCCTCGGCTCCTCATCAATATGGAGAAATCAGGACAG TCGGATTTTGGAATGGGCTTGCTGGGATTTGGAGGAGGTATGGATTTCGATTCAGATAAAGCCTACAG GGATGTTGCACATTTGAGTACGTGTGATGATGGTTGCTTGGCTATAGCAGAGCTGCTGGGTTGGAAG GCTGAGCTGGAGGAGCTGGTGAAGCGTGAAAACGCTCTTATTGACAGCAAAGATGCGAAAAAGAAAAGCGAGCAGACGAGTCAGAGCCCTGCGGCCTCAGAGAAAGACGTCAAAAACGCTGAGACTGAGAAGACAAAGTAA